A genomic segment from Bacteroidota bacterium encodes:
- a CDS encoding DUF3127 domain-containing protein: MELTGRVIKMLPLQTGQGKSGEWKKQEFILETNAQFPKKVCISVWGDKIEQFNLAEGSAVTVSIDLESREYNGRWYTDVRAWKVIKAEPVSPEEPDVLPEGPFNLKAEEPDDLPF; encoded by the coding sequence ATGGAATTAACAGGAAGAGTCATCAAAATGCTCCCCTTACAAACCGGACAAGGGAAAAGCGGTGAATGGAAGAAGCAGGAATTCATCCTTGAAACAAATGCCCAATTCCCTAAAAAAGTTTGTATTTCGGTATGGGGTGATAAAATCGAGCAGTTTAATTTAGCTGAAGGATCCGCAGTAACCGTATCCATCGATCTGGAAAGCCGCGAGTACAATGGCCGGTGGTATACCGATGTCAGAGCCTGGAAAGTCATTAAAGCAGAGCCTGTTTCACCGGAAGAGCCGGATGTTCTGCCTGAAGGTCCGTTCAATTTAAAAGCGGAGGAGCCAGATGATTTACCCTTCTGA
- a CDS encoding prolipoprotein diacylglyceryl transferase, whose amino-acid sequence MESLFTISTEQGGFYFSLFYFLAFFCAASIFIYDGFRRKYQRDTWLLVLSSATLFFILGNKLLTYSSDDWRYILENLNLPPARGKTILGGIAGVLFGLGLAKYWFRIRHSVLDSMAIAFPVMMAIQRVGCLMAGCCFGKPTNLPWGIEYGIHSYAYQSHMEQGLIQLGDITSLPVHPTQLYDILFCLSIAFVIYLTRKRWTVPGNRFLFTILLYAIGRFLYEFLRDPRSNLFYGEVFHGLKYLQWILLAIILILASVMFIRKRIYRSVHKTDIYRDNKIRILLFFILFIFVFWLGRNWFDNMEYLTLLIILILVFFIVAWQWYRSLTLAELRWVPLAAFLVYFVFVGQKVEQKTKKEKSSYTTIGVDTRFGRFDNVVEINEFISSGDCGYYSLIGAEFYKHSYFMGGPGISHTIRRGEFKQFQMGIRTFYGNITEPIPEIETGSHTIYGIEPYIQFNNWKYFGFGMSITYGNFGYSWKRENIPHGWWVDIVRSGELYRIKLCPQGNISFGPRLFNLVYRFAQNGAISPFSFKHHVGIGTNFNLKTDLAVEGGIALGKRESTFMGFYIYALIPVKQRFEIIGNFTAGKPKFFYNNVYNYEPIWEYTIGLGFHYRFNFKP is encoded by the coding sequence ATGGAATCACTATTTACTATCTCAACCGAACAAGGAGGTTTTTACTTTTCTTTGTTTTATTTTCTGGCTTTCTTTTGTGCCGCCAGTATTTTCATTTATGACGGGTTCCGCAGGAAATACCAGAGGGATACTTGGCTTTTGGTCCTATCCTCTGCGACACTCTTTTTCATTCTTGGGAATAAACTTCTGACTTACTCATCAGATGACTGGAGGTATATCCTTGAGAATTTAAATCTGCCTCCAGCCAGGGGCAAAACAATTCTTGGTGGGATCGCCGGAGTGCTGTTTGGTCTTGGACTGGCAAAGTACTGGTTTAGAATCCGTCATTCTGTCCTTGACAGCATGGCTATTGCTTTTCCGGTGATGATGGCTATACAACGGGTTGGCTGCCTGATGGCCGGGTGCTGTTTTGGAAAACCCACAAACCTTCCCTGGGGAATAGAGTACGGTATCCATTCGTATGCCTATCAATCCCACATGGAACAGGGGTTGATCCAGCTGGGTGACATTACCTCTCTGCCGGTTCATCCCACCCAGCTGTACGATATCCTGTTTTGTCTTTCCATTGCTTTTGTCATTTACCTGACACGAAAAAGATGGACTGTGCCTGGGAATAGGTTTCTCTTTACCATACTGCTTTATGCAATCGGCCGGTTTCTTTATGAGTTTCTGAGGGATCCCCGTTCCAACCTGTTTTATGGAGAGGTATTTCACGGACTCAAATATCTTCAATGGATACTGCTGGCGATTATCCTGATATTGGCGAGTGTTATGTTTATCCGCAAACGGATATACCGGTCAGTTCACAAAACGGACATTTACAGGGATAATAAAATCAGGATTCTGCTCTTTTTTATCCTTTTCATCTTCGTTTTCTGGCTGGGCAGGAACTGGTTTGACAATATGGAATATTTGACACTTCTGATAATCCTGATTCTTGTATTTTTCATTGTAGCATGGCAATGGTACCGGAGCCTAACATTGGCTGAACTGAGATGGGTGCCACTGGCCGCCTTTTTAGTTTATTTCGTGTTTGTAGGCCAGAAAGTGGAGCAGAAAACAAAAAAGGAGAAATCTTCCTATACGACCATTGGAGTGGATACACGGTTTGGCAGATTCGATAATGTCGTGGAAATTAATGAATTTATAAGCAGCGGTGATTGTGGATATTATAGTTTAATTGGTGCAGAATTTTATAAGCACAGTTACTTTATGGGCGGACCTGGGATTTCTCATACTATCCGTCGTGGTGAATTTAAACAGTTTCAGATGGGTATCCGCACATTTTATGGAAATATCACAGAGCCAATACCGGAGATTGAAACCGGTTCACACACGATTTATGGTATTGAACCATATATACAATTCAACAATTGGAAATATTTCGGTTTCGGGATGAGTATTACATATGGCAATTTTGGCTATTCCTGGAAAAGAGAAAATATTCCTCACGGGTGGTGGGTGGATATCGTCAGGTCGGGTGAACTTTATAGAATCAAATTATGTCCTCAGGGTAATATTTCTTTTGGACCCCGATTATTTAATCTGGTTTACAGGTTTGCTCAAAACGGTGCAATTTCTCCTTTCAGCTTTAAACATCATGTAGGGATTGGAACAAATTTTAACCTTAAGACGGATCTGGCTGTCGAAGGTGGCATCGCCTTAGGGAAGAGGGAGTCAACCTTCATGGGTTTCTATATCTATGCACTGATCCCTGTTAAACAAAGGTTTGAGATCATAGGAAATTTTACTGCAGGAAAACCAAAATTTTTTTATAATAATGTATACAATTATGAGCCGATATGGGAATACACTATTGGACTGGGTTTTCATTATCGATTTAATTTTAAACCCTAA
- the lpxD gene encoding UDP-3-O-(3-hydroxymyristoyl)glucosamine N-acyltransferase, translated as MNFTAKQIAELINGIVEGNPDVSIHKVSKIEEGEPGSISFLSNPLYTQYIYKTGASIVIVNSSFVPEHPITSTLIRVESAEVAFGKLLGLYNKIKNNKTGISKQCYIAETANLGDNLYVGEFAYIGENTVIGNNVKIHPQVYIGDNTTVGENTILFPGVKIYSDNIIGKNCIFHAGVVIGSDGFRFAPQNEGDKKIPQIGNVIIEDDVEMGANCAIDRATLGSTIIRKGVKFDNLIHIAHNCEIGENTYIAAATGIAGSCKVGKNCLISGHVAIAPHLTIADGTMIGGATGVSGSLTKPGLTYLGSPAMEVHKFRRSVACFRNFPAIVERIDKLEKERKE; from the coding sequence ATGAATTTTACCGCTAAGCAGATCGCAGAACTGATCAATGGGATTGTGGAAGGCAATCCGGATGTTAGCATTCATAAAGTATCGAAAATAGAGGAGGGAGAACCCGGTTCCATCTCTTTCCTTTCGAATCCGCTTTATACGCAATACATCTACAAAACAGGCGCCTCCATTGTCATTGTCAATAGCTCATTCGTTCCTGAACATCCCATAACGAGTACACTCATCAGGGTTGAAAGTGCGGAAGTCGCTTTTGGCAAGCTATTGGGACTCTATAACAAAATAAAAAACAACAAGACAGGCATTTCAAAACAATGTTATATAGCTGAAACTGCCAATCTGGGCGATAATTTATATGTGGGTGAATTTGCCTATATCGGCGAAAACACCGTCATCGGAAATAATGTAAAAATTCATCCGCAGGTTTACATCGGCGACAATACAACCGTGGGTGAAAACACGATTCTGTTTCCCGGCGTGAAAATCTATTCCGATAACATCATCGGGAAGAACTGCATTTTTCACGCGGGTGTGGTCATTGGAAGTGATGGATTCAGGTTTGCACCACAAAATGAAGGAGATAAAAAAATACCACAGATTGGAAATGTGATCATCGAGGATGACGTGGAGATGGGCGCCAACTGTGCCATCGACAGGGCAACTTTGGGTTCCACCATTATTCGTAAGGGGGTGAAATTTGATAACCTGATCCACATTGCCCACAATTGTGAGATAGGAGAGAATACCTATATTGCTGCTGCAACAGGGATCGCCGGGTCATGTAAGGTGGGCAAAAACTGCCTGATCAGCGGGCATGTCGCCATTGCCCCGCATCTCACCATTGCCGATGGTACCATGATAGGTGGCGCAACCGGTGTATCAGGAAGCCTGACTAAACCCGGGCTGACCTATCTCGGATCGCCTGCAATGGAGGTCCATAAGTTCAGAAGATCGGTCGCATGTTTCCGGAACTTTCCGGCAATAGTTGAACGCATAGATAAATTGGAGAAAGAAAGAAAGGAATAA
- the pta gene encoding phosphate acetyltransferase — protein MSKNLYIVAAEADSGKSLIVLGIMDILSRNIKKVGFFRPLIDAGQQKDHDIELVTRLYNLHLDYDSMYGLNTNEAFDLIQANDMDTLYTRILNKYKKVEATCDFILCEGTDYTSSLKAFEFDFNARLANNLGAPVLAVVNGHGKSVTDIADTIQVFKGVLMREKCAFMGLFVNRAKIVDVKSIIEVLDKFKIEEEIDFVIPEQELLQKLSIRQIAFALNAERIYGADDILNFDVIDFKVGAMSIENILKYTSNGTLVITPSDRSDIIIGLFMTLLSDSFPKISGIILTGGHPPNSDVMRLIRGIKKLPVAVFKVDTDTYVTAMNVSKIKPLLSHDNDRRIAIALGHFEANVDTARLKEKIAITRSSVMTPIMFEYELYERARSNRQHIVLPESTDERILRAAEILLRRNAVDITLLGNEQEIAKKTASLHIKLNGANIIDPYDNDLINDYAFTYYNLRKNKGVTKEGAIDIMRDVSYLGTMMVYKGHADGMVSGAAHTTQHTIRPAFEFIKTKPGFSIVSSSFFMCFEDRVLVYADCAVNPNPNSEQLADIAISSADTAMMFGIEPLVAMLSYSTGESGKGEEVEKVRKATEIARSRRPDLKIEGPIQYDAAIDETVARQKMPGSEVAGHATVFIFPDLNTGNNTYKAVQRASGAVAVGPVLQGLNKPVNDLSRGCTVKDIVNTVMITAIQAQMAKKK, from the coding sequence ATGTCAAAAAACCTTTACATCGTTGCGGCAGAAGCCGATTCGGGGAAATCGCTGATTGTCCTCGGCATCATGGATATCCTTTCACGGAACATCAAAAAAGTGGGATTTTTCAGACCATTGATCGATGCCGGCCAACAGAAAGATCATGATATCGAATTGGTTACACGTCTTTATAATCTTCATCTGGATTATGATTCGATGTATGGCCTGAACACCAATGAAGCCTTCGACCTGATACAGGCCAACGACATGGATACGCTGTACACAAGGATATTAAATAAATACAAGAAGGTGGAGGCGACGTGTGATTTCATTTTATGCGAGGGTACCGATTATACCTCATCTCTCAAGGCTTTCGAATTTGACTTCAATGCCCGCCTGGCCAATAATCTTGGAGCGCCTGTACTGGCCGTGGTGAACGGTCATGGGAAAAGTGTAACGGATATCGCCGACACGATACAGGTTTTTAAAGGGGTGCTGATGCGCGAAAAATGCGCATTCATGGGTTTATTCGTCAACAGGGCGAAAATCGTTGATGTAAAATCCATTATCGAAGTGCTGGACAAATTCAAAATCGAGGAAGAAATCGATTTTGTCATACCCGAACAGGAGTTGCTGCAAAAGCTTTCCATCCGGCAGATAGCTTTTGCCCTCAACGCTGAGCGGATTTATGGCGCTGACGACATCCTGAATTTCGACGTCATCGACTTCAAAGTCGGCGCCATGAGCATCGAGAATATCCTGAAGTATACCAGCAATGGCACCCTGGTGATCACACCCAGCGACAGGTCGGATATCATCATCGGGCTGTTTATGACACTGTTATCCGACAGCTTTCCGAAGATTTCCGGCATTATCCTCACCGGCGGTCATCCACCTAACAGCGATGTGATGCGGCTCATACGCGGCATCAAAAAACTACCCGTCGCTGTTTTCAAGGTCGACACCGACACCTATGTCACAGCCATGAATGTCAGCAAAATAAAGCCATTGCTGTCGCATGACAACGACAGGCGGATAGCCATAGCCCTGGGCCACTTTGAAGCAAATGTCGACACAGCCAGGTTAAAGGAGAAGATAGCCATCACCCGGTCGAGTGTGATGACGCCCATCATGTTCGAGTATGAGCTGTATGAGCGTGCACGGTCCAACCGCCAGCATATTGTGCTGCCAGAATCCACGGATGAACGCATCCTGAGAGCTGCCGAGATCCTGCTCCGCCGTAATGCCGTCGACATCACCCTGCTGGGCAATGAACAGGAGATAGCCAAAAAGACAGCATCACTTCATATCAAGCTGAATGGGGCCAACATCATCGATCCCTATGACAATGACCTCATCAATGATTATGCATTCACCTATTATAACCTGCGGAAAAATAAAGGGGTGACCAAAGAAGGCGCTATTGACATTATGCGCGATGTGAGCTACCTGGGTACCATGATGGTTTATAAGGGCCATGCCGATGGCATGGTGTCGGGAGCGGCACATACTACCCAGCATACCATCAGGCCGGCCTTTGAATTCATCAAAACCAAGCCGGGCTTTTCCATCGTCTCCAGCTCCTTCTTCATGTGCTTTGAAGACCGTGTGCTGGTGTATGCTGACTGTGCCGTGAATCCGAATCCCAACTCAGAGCAGCTGGCCGACATAGCCATCAGCTCGGCCGACACGGCAATGATGTTTGGCATAGAACCATTGGTGGCTATGCTGTCGTATTCCACCGGTGAGTCGGGCAAAGGCGAGGAGGTTGAAAAGGTGCGCAAGGCAACGGAGATAGCACGTAGCCGCCGCCCCGACCTGAAAATCGAAGGACCCATCCAGTATGATGCAGCCATTGATGAAACGGTGGCCAGGCAGAAGATGCCCGGCAGCGAAGTGGCAGGACATGCAACGGTGTTCATCTTCCCCGACCTCAACACAGGCAACAACACCTATAAAGCTGTACAGAGAGCTTCCGGCGCCGTGGCCGTGGGCCCTGTGCTGCAGGGACTCAACAAACCTGTCAATGACCTCAGCCGCGGCTGTACCGTTAAAGATATTGTGAATACGGTGATGATCACCGCCATTCAGGCTCAGATGGCGAAGAAGAAGTAG